The Oncorhynchus mykiss isolate Arlee chromosome 28, USDA_OmykA_1.1, whole genome shotgun sequence genome includes a window with the following:
- the LOC110509145 gene encoding ankyrin repeat domain-containing protein 12 isoform X3, with the protein MASAPPAQCAMAKPGTDRDGAMVGKKNKDKISPFTKTLKLDRSKLLGVKEGKPPKSSMKRKLSFTMSPPRNEERHSDTVDESVPDQSTESWGESEGRLVTPCRMYSADKDGPDKKKVKKESGGSKKAPVNLLFGYPLSERKQMALLMQMTARDNSPDSTPSHPSQAPTVQKKLPSSTASRARDKVNKRNERGETPLHMAAIRGDAKQVKELISLGADVNIKDFAGWTPLHEACNLGFFDVAKVLIAAGAEVNTQGLDDDTPLHDASSSGHTDIVKLLLTHGGNAFQANKRGERPVDVADSQALELLLKGEVPLSDPEDSPSESEGPPSVNPSSVDVDDDHLDDSDVGKDSDGKQSTVKAPSSMSGLDEYEFKDEEDLSKALNDRHILRRELREKERNHLVKQSNKGGGSGSVQSSKSKKTKTSSRVRYCSSDSSSDEMEMPTERRSSPTCSNGSEGHKASDASRTKKENLCSLTTSEQKDKSSKVKKKNKNQSKNKENQEDEKENSKALVFSVATVSVSETHMDKNSRGLCGDEDSFKISFSPKDDSSVHLFHLSATVKSPKLNYGLADKQPSSNPLKQENAKMTCVSIAEGPCPPDGVKYNHYNPESEFCTESSSSKGCKHKEKSKHHQKDVAVDCSVGGGGSSPHNKERSVVHSSDGGALQKTDKYGKVVKKHKLKHKEKNNHCREYEADRERNRHRQKEGGRKDGQKNQEFDREFWKENFFNDDEPPPPGKTETEREDGSPVKEERGTKEIYLSSISKETRLREVQEKDKDKVVKKEGKETSAVCKEKGGKDGKPIEREERTECSTSGWTTSLPEETQHNTTSVKDEPEDKPVTETKSTADLARLDASAKDQRDKSDRRPSVKERETDKKNPDKEKKVKMEHLEKSENSLNSMDRWREKERMVSGSSHLSPGDKNHKESEKLRALSTTKKHEESKDKKSKEKPDKKSERERQEREYRDKDRIGWDNKGKPPSEKCTDQSKLDRAKEKDKDCDKKKKEKSKDGSSSSSSSNLKLPLEEKKGYVSESGKTTPAKLLKEEVLKTPEKDRDRRDRESRDFDRHRDRDKDRHKSDKDRSKACKTKSNETETDRDNRSKAKASPATREEKRPKEKRLVNEDLRQTSFERMLSLKDQEIEQWHRKHLEKIKQKERERMKQRPSSTTTDPGKLKSKAKTMSLSSGEQCSSKELLRSKSSEGSGDAHGRDRDKPIKESTSSRTMSLDGKTLSSLSGKLMAGIENSLSRSPRPESERAGLMSRSVSMFSMASSEDSSQATMLTPRPVEYDSDMTLDASQDSQPLFLLSSLLSQSRSPAIHDKDHNGLPDSAQGNRTLLQSRHTSPYLIAILDEEANSATAAKHFETLSKASVVPAAQPNEEPSAFQPPSETCADLEESQSQRGPTQMLPNLSNARTYADLNTESEGNTAPRTDADLNTESEGNTAPRTDADLNTESEGNTTPRTDADLNTESEGNTASGVHLPPQASNTRDPHVKDSSTLQRASVQQLVTPEQRGFSSTSDPLLIRDVQCIPVETSSAAPECSMKDLPSEDMTPLVTLSSLSCQLPFSSTETTSSHSASQSRETLPNTSTVTSQQTKTEIGGDLALDPKDTTPVESAASSSENRAAVESLDSVLGASRPGAMDNPVASTSSVSTEESMQSRTNESQEDMDTDASFQDYKQSRFSSDVVDSSDPQPGKNDLASQHTLSTVSRWPCLEHKSEETSDTPDNTLEKSRGPEVMSTGRTSCRSLSEGSNMVTVPEVKLEPCPEPVEVASTSEERSEGQTLSGASGQFSNFQQGSQTDQSGSSGSYSCSGFSASSSPQSGDRDSDSSGAKAKVRSVTMEEDQDLQQTHPRKRKMPRMSTSNQAGGSTQQGMEKPQPSLAAIVDSLKLEEIQPYQTERANPYYEFLHIRKKIEDNRKVLLSVIPQPPQYYDEYVTFTGSYLLDGNPFGKLCIPTITPPPSLPDQLKEMFKQQEVVRMKLRLQHSIEREKLIVSNEQEVLRVHYRAARTLANQTLPFSACTVLLDAEVYNMPQDAQGDQDGKTSVRDRFNARQFMSWLQDVDDKFDKLKTCLLMRQQHEAAALNAVQRLHWQLKLQELDPVVYKSTSIFEIPEFYIPLVEVNDDFDLTPI; encoded by the exons TAGATGAGTCAGTCCCAGACCAGTCCACTGAGTCCTGGGGAGAGTCTGAGGGGAGGTTAGTGACTCCCTGCAGGATGTACTCAGCAG ATAAAGATGGCCCGGATAAGAAGAAAGTCAAGAAGGAGTCTGGGGGGAGTAAGAAGGCCCCGGTTAATCTCCTGTTTGGCTACCCGCTGTCGGAACGCAAGCAGATGGCCCTCCTGATGCAGATGACCGCCAGGGACAACAGCCCAG ACTCTACCCCTAGCCACCCGTCCCAGGCCCCCACGGTGCAGAAGAAGCTCCCTAGCAGCACGGCCTCCAGAGCGAGGGACAAGGTGAACAAGAGGAACGAGCGTGGCGAGACGCCGCTACACATGGCTGCCATACGAGGGGATGCCAAACAGGTCAAGGAGCTTATCAGCCTCGGAGCTGACGTCAACATTAAAGACTTCGCGG GCTGGACGCCCCTTCACGAGGCGTGTAACCTTGGTTTCTTCGACGTGGCCAAGGTTCTGATTGCAGCCGGAGCAGAAGTCAACACTCAGGGTCTGGATGACGACACTCCGCTCCACGATGCCTCCAGCAGTGGACACACAGAC ATTGTCAAACTGCTGCTGACACACGGAGGAAATGCGTTCCAGGCCAACAAGCGAGGGGAGCGACCTGTAGACGTAGCTGATTCTCAGGCGCTGGAGCTCCTCCTTAAGGGAGAGGTGCCCCTCTCAGACCCAGAGGATAGCCCCTCAG AGTCAGAAGGCCCTCCGTCGGTGAACCCGTCCAGCGTGGACGTTGATGACGACCACCTGGATGACTCGGACGTGGGAAAGGACTCTGACGGAAAGCAGAGCACCGTGAAGGCCCCATCCTCCATGTCCGGCCTGGATGAGTATGAGTTCAAAGACGAAGAGGACTTGAGTAAAGCCCTGAACGATCGACACATCCTCCGGAGAGAGctgagggagaaggaaaggaatcATTTGGTGAAGCAGAGCAATAAAGGGGGCGGGAGCGGCTCGGTCCAGTCCTCGAAGTCTAAGAAGACGAAGACGTCGTCCCGTGTTCGCTACTGCAGCTCGGATAGTTCCAGTGATGAGATGGAGATGCCAACAGAGAGAAGGAGCTCTCCGACCTGCTCCAACGGCTCTGAGGGACACAAGGCGTCAGACGCCAGCAGGACTAAGAAAGAGAACCTCTGCAGCCTCACGACTTCCGAACAGAAAGACAAAAGCAGCAAAGTCAAGAAAAAGAACAAGAACCAGAGCAAGAACAAGGagaaccaggaggacgagaaggaGAACAGCAAAGCTCTGGTGTTTTCCGTAGCCACCGTGTCTGTGTCGGAGACGCACATGGACAAGAACAGCCGAGGACTCTGTGGGGACGAGGACTCGTTCAAAATCTCCTTCAGTCCCAAGGACGACTCGTCCGTCCACCTTTTCCACCTGTCTGCCACCGTCAAGTCCCCTAAGCTCAACTACGGTCTGGCCGACAAGCAGCCGTCCTCCAACCCGCTCAAACAGGAGAACGCCAAGATGACGTGCGTCTCGATTGCCGAAGGCCCCTGTCCGCCAGATGGTGTCAAGTACAACCACTACAACCCAGAGTCTGAGTTCTGCACGGAGAGCTCCAGTAGTAAAGGCTGCAAGCACAAGGAGAAGAGCAAGCACCACCAGAAGGACGTCGCCGTGGACTGTAGCGTCGGGGGCGGCGGCTCCAGTCCGCATAATAAAGAACGCAGCGTGGTCCACAGCTCTGACGGTGGTGCCTTACAGAAGACGGACAAATATGGCAAAGTGGTCAAAAAACATAAACTAAAACACAAGGAGAAGAACAACCACTGCAGGGAGTATGAGGCGGACAGGGAGCGGAACCGCCACCGGCAGAAGGAGGGCGGCAGGAAGGACGGCCAAAAGAACCAGGAGTTCGACAGGGAGTTCTGGAAAGAGAACTTCTTCAATGATGACGAACCTCCGCCTCCAGGGAAAACTGAGACCGAGAGGGAggacggctctcctgtgaaggaAGAGAGGGGGACGAAAGAAATATACCTCTCTAGCATCAGTAAGGAGACGAGGCTGAGAGAGGTGCAAGAGAAGGATAAAGACAAGGTGGTGAAGAAGGAAGGGAAGGAAACCTCTGCTGTCTGTAAAGAGAAAGGAGGAAAAGATGGGAAGCCCATTGAGcgtgaggagaggacagagtgcTCTACCTCTGGATGGACTACCTCTCTTCCTGAGGAGACGCAGCATAACACTACAAGCGTGAAAGATGAACCGGAGGATAAACCGGTAACGGAGACCAAGTCTACGGCTGATCTAGCCCGACTGGATGCCTCTGCGAAAGACCAGCGGGACAAATCTGACAGGAGGCCTTCTGTAAAAGAACGGGAGACTGATAAAAAGAATCCCGATAAGGAGAAGAAGGTTAAGATGGAGCACCTGGAGAAATCAGAGAATTCGCTAAATTCCATGGATCgctggagggagaaggagaggatggtGTCTGGCTCATCTCATTTGTCCCCTGGTGACAAGAACCACAAGGAGAGCGAAAAGCTCAGAGCCTTGTCCACGACAAAAAAACACGAAGAGAGCAAGGACAAGAAGAGCAAAGAGAAGCCTGATaagaagagcgagagggagaggcaggagagggagTACAGAGACAAAGATAGGATAGGCTGGGATAACAAAGGAAAACCACCTTCAGAGAAATGCACTGATCAAAGTAAATTGGATCGTGCTAAGGAGAAAGACAAAGACTGCGATAAGAAGAAAAAGGAAAAATCTAAAGACGGCTCTTCATCTTCCTCCAGCTCTAACCTGAAGCTCCCCTTGGAGGAGAAGAAAGGCTATGTGTCTGAAAGTGGCAAGACCACACCAGCAAAACTGCTAAAGGAGGAGGTCCTGAAAACGCCAGAGAAAGACCGAGACCGAAGAGACAGAGAATCCAGAGACTTTGACCGGCACAGAGATCGAGACAAAGATCGTCACAAGAGCGACAAGGACCGTTCCAAGGCCTGTAAGACCAAATCCAACGAGACTGAGACTGACCGAGACAACAGGTCCAAAGCTAAAGCCTCGCCTGCCACCCGGGAAGAGAAGCGACCCAAAGAGAAACGTCTGGTCAACGAGGACCTGAGGCAGACCAGTTTCGAACGAATGCTGAGTCTGAAGGACCAGGAGATTGAACAGTGGCACCGGAAGCATCTAGAAAAGAtcaaacagaaggagagagagaggatgaaacaACGACCCTCCTCTACGACAACAGACCCAGGGAAGCTCAAAAGCAAAGCCAAGACGATGTCCTTGTCATCTGGAGAACAGTGTTCGAGCAAAGAACTGCTTCGATCCAAGAGCTCCGAAGGATCTGGCGACGCTCATGGCCGGGACCGAGACAAACCTATAAAGGAGAGCACCAGCTCCAGGACCATGTCCCTAGACGGGAAAACACTCTCCTCCCTCAGTGGGAAGTTGATGGCTGGTATTGAGAACAGCTTGAGCAGGTCCCCCAGGCCGGAGAGCGAGCGGGCGGGTCTCATGTCCAGGTCCGTGTCGATGTTCTCCATGGCCAGTTCTGAGGACTCCAGTCAGGCAACCATGTTGACGCCGAGACCCGTAGAGTACGACTCGGATATGACCCTGGATGCCTCCCAGGACTCTCAGCCGCTTTTCCTACTGTCTTCCCTCCTCTCACAGTCTAGATCACCTGCCATTCACGACAAAGACCACAACGGTCTTCCAGACTCAGCGCAAGGTAACAGGACTCTGCTGCAGAGCCGACACACTTCCCCTTACCTTATAGCTATTCTGGACGAGGAAGCAAACTCTGCGACGGCAGCTAAACATTTTGAAACTCTGTCAAAGGCCAGCGTGGTGCCTGCTGCTCAACCAAATGAAGAGCCTTCAGCTTTTCAGCCTCCTTCAGAAACCTGTGCAGATCTGGAGGAGAGCCAGAGTCAAAGGGGTCCTACTCAGATGCTTCCAAATCTCTCTAATGCAAGGACATATGCAGATCTCAACACTGAGAGTGAAGGTAACACCGCTCCAAGAACCGATGCAGATCTCAACACTGAGAGTGAAGGGAACACCGCTCCAAGAACCGATGCAGATCTCAACACTGAGAGCGAAGGGAACACCACTCCAAGAACCGATGCAGATCTCAACACTGAGAGCGAAGGGAACACCGCTTCAGGTGTCCATCTTCCACCTCAAGCGTCCAACACCAGAGATCCTCACGTAAAGGACTCCTCAACACTTCAACGGGCTAGTGTCCAACAGCTAGTTACGCCAGAACAGAGAGGGTTTTCTTCCACCTCTGATCCTCTCCTAATACGGGACGTCCAGTGTATCCCTGTAGAGACTTCCAGTGCGGCGCCCGAATGTAGCATGAAAGACCTGCCCTCTGAGGACATGACGCCACTGGTGACATTATCTTCTCTATCCTGTCAACTGCCGTTCTCCAGCACCGAAACCACCTCATCTCACTCTGCTAGCCAGTCACGGGAAACCCTTCCAAACACCAGTACGGTGACCTCACAGCAGACGAAGACAGAGATTGGTGGAGATTTGGCTCTTGATCCTAAAGATACAACTCCAGTTGAGAGTGCAGCCAGCAGCTCTGAAAACAGAGCAGCTGTAGAGAGCCTTGACAGTGTGTTAGGAGCGTCTAGACCAGGAGCAATGGACAACCCAGTAGCCTCCACCAGCAGTGTTAGTACAGAGGAATCTATGCAGAGTAGAACCAATGAATCTCAAGAGGACATGGACACTGACGCAAGCTTTCAGGATTATAAGCAATCCAGATTCTCCAGTGACGTTGTCGACTCCAGCGATCCTCAACCGGGGAAAAACGATCTTGCTAGCCAGCATACACTGTCTACTGTGTCGCGATGGCCGTGCCTTGAACACAAATCGGAAGAAACTTCTGATACACCTGACAACACATTGGAGAAGAGCAGAGGTCCTGAGGTCATGTCAACAGGAAGGACTAGTTGTCGGTCTTTGTCAGAGGGCAGTAATATGGTCACCGTCCCTGAGGTGAAATTAGAGCCATGCCCAGAGCCAGTGGAAGTCGCATCTACCTCTGAGGAGAGATCAGAAGGACAGACACTGTCCGGTGCTTCTGGACAGTTTAGTAACTTCCAGCAAGGCTCGCAGACAGACCagagtggtagtagtggtagttacAGCTGCAGTGGGTTTTCTGCTAGCTCTTCCCCCCAGTCTGGGGACAGAGACTCTGACTCCTCCGGGGCTAAGGCCAAGGTCCGCTCCGTAACCATGGAAGAGGACCAGGACCTCCAGCAGACCCACCCCAGGAAGAGGAAAATGCCAAGGATGTCTACCTCAAACCAGGCCGGAGGCAGCACACAACAG GGGATGGAGAAGCCTCAACCGTCTCTGGCGGCCATCGTTGACTCTCTGAAGCTGGAGGAGATTCAGCCGTACCAGACGGAGAGGGCCAACCCTTACTACGAGTTCCTGCACATCCGCAAGAAGATCGAGGATAACCGCAAAGTGCTGCTGAGCGTCATCCCCCAGCCGCCGCAGTATTACGACGAATACGTGACGTTTACAGGATCGTACCTGCTAGACGGGAACCCCTTCGGCAAACTCTGTATTCCGACT ATAACTCCCCCTCCGTCTCTACCGGACCAACTGAAGGAGATGTTTAAACAACAGGAAGTCGTTCGTATGAAGCTACGCTTGCAACACAGCATTGAACGG GAAAAGTTAATTGTTTCCAACGAACAGGAAGTGTTACGAGTTCACTACCGGGCTGCCAGAACACTAGCCAATCAGACGCTCCCGTTTAGTGCGTGCACCGTGCTATTGGACGCCGAGGTGTACAACATGCCGCAGGATGCCCAG GGAGACCAAGATGGCAAGACGTCTGTGAGGGATCGTTTCAACGCCCGCCAGTTTATGTCCTGGTTGCAAGACGTGGACGACAAGTTCGATAAACTCAAG acgtgTCTTCTGATGAGGCAGCAGCACGAGGCAGCAGCTCTTAATGCTGTCCAGCGTCTCCATTGGCAGCTGAAACTCCAGGAGCTGGATCCAGTCGTGTACAAGTCCACCTCCATCTTCGAGATACCCGAGTTCTACATCCCCCTGGTAGAGGTCAACGACGACTTTGACCTCAC